In Halogranum gelatinilyticum, the following are encoded in one genomic region:
- a CDS encoding helix-turn-helix domain-containing protein, giving the protein MATVAEFTLPSNEFPLGTVFTELPDVVVQLERVIPVKNGVVPYFWVRGTESDSIVDQFSEHPGVRDIRAIDHVEAEYLLRCEWTSGYDSVLDALIVPEIVLLSAIGTAEEWTFELRAESREAIAAFRDYCHDHGVLVTLTEIHALRPLDAKLDLTDGQREALRLAYDRGYFNSPRDTTLAEMAVELDVSQQALGARLRRGNRRLIEQALTESRS; this is encoded by the coding sequence ATGGCTACCGTCGCCGAATTCACACTCCCATCTAACGAGTTCCCCTTAGGTACCGTCTTCACTGAGTTACCAGACGTGGTCGTGCAACTCGAACGGGTTATTCCGGTTAAAAACGGTGTGGTGCCCTACTTCTGGGTCCGCGGTACGGAGTCCGATTCGATCGTCGATCAGTTCTCTGAGCACCCGGGCGTCCGAGACATCCGCGCTATCGATCACGTCGAAGCGGAGTACCTGTTGCGGTGTGAGTGGACCTCGGGGTACGACAGCGTACTCGACGCCTTGATCGTGCCTGAAATCGTCCTCTTATCAGCGATCGGGACAGCAGAAGAGTGGACGTTCGAACTTCGCGCCGAAAGCCGAGAGGCCATCGCGGCGTTTCGAGACTACTGTCACGACCACGGCGTCCTGGTCACCTTGACGGAAATCCACGCACTCCGCCCGTTGGATGCGAAGCTGGACCTGACTGATGGCCAACGTGAAGCCCTGAGGCTGGCGTATGACCGCGGGTACTTCAATTCACCGCGAGACACGACGCTGGCAGAGATGGCTGTTGAACTCGATGTTTCACAGCAAGCCCTCGGTGCCCGCCTGCGACGAGGGAATCGCCGACTCATCGAACAAGCGCTCACCGAGTCGCGCTCTTGA
- a CDS encoding HalOD1 output domain-containing protein — MTSDNSPPSNKMRMSSHPDRTLAPSRSLCEFESIEYHAEEDICQAQFSTTDEVASMAVVSAVAAASDTDSLDMDPLYESVDIEALDSLVTPRRAVVGDLHLTFEYQGYEVTASSCGSIKVKPLHASTSSAAEDD, encoded by the coding sequence ATGACCAGCGATAACTCTCCGCCCTCCAACAAGATGAGAATGTCCTCGCACCCAGACCGAACACTCGCTCCCTCACGGAGTCTCTGTGAATTTGAGTCGATAGAATACCACGCGGAGGAAGATATCTGTCAGGCTCAATTCAGCACTACCGATGAAGTCGCGAGTATGGCTGTCGTAAGCGCCGTCGCAGCAGCCTCAGATACGGACTCGCTCGACATGGACCCACTGTACGAAAGCGTAGACATAGAGGCTCTCGATTCACTCGTCACCCCTCGTAGAGCCGTTGTCGGCGATTTACATCTCACCTTCGAGTATCAGGGGTACGAAGTCACCGCAAGTAGCTGTGGCAGTATCAAGGTCAAGCCCCTGCATGCCAGCACGTCTTCAGCAGCTGAAGACGACTAG
- a CDS encoding RNA-guided endonuclease InsQ/TnpB family protein — protein sequence MEKSLTKTLVFQLQPDDGRLLSEAYHEARWVYNQTIQLATNGMDWNDISPRLEDEADLVKNTTQRVVAKSLEALQQSYDRDDYNMPSHEKTGPYPLRMNFTEGYSLTLEDGGIHYRISAKPYNPVKGTLRGSPDNFELLEQALGSDKWRVGTAEAMVRNGNHELHVNVTHLKATVCDKQDARTIVGVDINEDCVALAALREDDFVDSVVIDYPEIKQERHRYFTMRKRMQNVGQTAFDRVFENKEERYVHDQLHQVSRRIVEWVQQFESPLVVFEDLKHMRESINYGTRMNRRLHSLPFHKLRSFVAYKAAFEGIPSDDIDPAYTSQTCSFTGCEHTARSNRRKKRFKCKACGRQDHADRNAAVNIAKKGLESLNRNVPALKTLPNIRKLRRQVSGCVNQPTVTHPTVRGYHADGRVGVSD from the coding sequence ATGGAGAAGTCGCTTACGAAGACACTCGTCTTCCAACTCCAACCCGATGACGGGCGACTTCTCTCTGAGGCGTATCACGAAGCACGATGGGTGTACAACCAGACCATTCAGTTAGCGACAAACGGAATGGACTGGAACGACATCTCACCCCGTCTCGAAGACGAGGCAGACCTCGTGAAGAATACGACGCAACGAGTCGTCGCAAAGTCGTTAGAGGCACTTCAGCAATCCTACGACCGAGACGACTACAACATGCCCAGTCACGAGAAAACTGGCCCATACCCGTTGCGAATGAACTTCACCGAAGGCTACAGTCTCACACTCGAAGACGGCGGGATACACTACCGAATTAGTGCCAAACCGTACAATCCGGTCAAGGGCACGCTCCGTGGTTCGCCCGACAATTTCGAACTTCTCGAACAAGCCCTCGGAAGCGACAAGTGGCGTGTTGGAACAGCAGAAGCGATGGTTCGCAACGGCAACCACGAACTGCACGTCAACGTTACCCACCTCAAAGCGACAGTCTGCGACAAACAGGACGCTCGAACCATTGTGGGCGTGGATATCAACGAGGATTGTGTGGCGCTTGCCGCCCTTCGTGAAGACGACTTCGTTGATTCAGTGGTTATCGACTACCCGGAAATCAAGCAAGAGCGTCATCGGTACTTCACGATGCGGAAACGGATGCAGAACGTAGGGCAGACAGCGTTCGACCGCGTGTTTGAGAACAAAGAGGAGCGATACGTTCACGACCAACTCCACCAAGTCTCCCGGCGAATCGTGGAGTGGGTTCAGCAATTCGAGTCGCCACTCGTTGTGTTTGAAGACCTCAAGCATATGCGAGAGTCGATTAACTATGGCACTCGGATGAATCGTCGGTTGCACTCGTTGCCGTTTCACAAACTCCGCTCGTTCGTCGCGTACAAAGCGGCGTTCGAGGGGATTCCAAGCGATGATATTGACCCTGCTTACACCAGTCAGACCTGTTCTTTTACGGGGTGTGAGCATACGGCTCGGTCGAATCGCCGGAAGAAGCGGTTCAAGTGCAAAGCGTGTGGTCGGCAAGACCACGCTGACCGGAACGCGGCAGTAAATATTGCGAAGAAGGGGTTGGAGTCGTTGAATCGAAATGTACCTGCTCTCAAGACGTTGCCGAATATTCGGAAACTGCGACGGCAGGTATCGGGCTGTGTGAACCAGCCGACCGTGACCCACCCGACCGTTCGAGGCTATCATGCCGATGGTCGAGTGGGAGTGTCCGACTAA
- a CDS encoding DUF6610 family protein, with protein sequence MSLDISSSSSTAREIDAAKQTDYVAFLHRVPFALDAFTLGFLPGYREDCSYQQSQFQGLEIPVGMLDNDFRNPDLTRYVDRFFEHEPRVGVIGDAYEPDDVDDYVAAAREIQASYPDAELVIVPKCREVIEMIPDDIVLGYSRGYADRLAHEFSEPTDWRGRRVHILGGSPPKQLDVIQELTRPTLTNHPPADIVGVDWNGLHRGAQFGEFWTAAGWDDSGRDADHVTVRKTVRHSLGRLREFWQGHGVWPDSTPQDAGLDVGYEGPSPSNLDGAACTGCGTNVWRTPRGPFVAEYDTGEICGYCSYDCYFSHRHRNNLEEIAGEQSVYFPPA encoded by the coding sequence ATGTCGCTCGATATCAGTTCCAGCAGTAGCACCGCACGTGAGATTGACGCTGCAAAGCAAACTGACTACGTGGCGTTCCTCCATCGGGTTCCGTTCGCTCTCGACGCTTTCACACTCGGCTTCCTGCCCGGCTATCGTGAAGACTGTAGTTATCAGCAATCCCAATTTCAGGGGTTAGAGATTCCCGTCGGGATGCTCGATAACGACTTTCGAAATCCCGACCTGACTCGATACGTCGACCGGTTTTTCGAACACGAGCCGCGAGTCGGCGTCATTGGTGACGCGTACGAACCCGACGATGTCGATGACTACGTTGCTGCCGCTCGCGAAATCCAAGCGAGTTACCCCGATGCAGAGCTCGTCATCGTACCCAAGTGCAGGGAGGTGATCGAGATGATCCCTGACGACATCGTACTCGGTTACTCCAGGGGCTACGCTGATCGGCTGGCCCACGAATTCTCCGAACCGACCGACTGGCGTGGCCGACGCGTCCACATCCTCGGGGGGAGCCCGCCGAAACAGCTTGACGTCATTCAGGAGTTGACCCGACCGACGCTCACGAATCACCCACCCGCAGATATCGTCGGTGTTGACTGGAACGGACTCCATCGTGGCGCGCAGTTCGGAGAGTTCTGGACAGCTGCCGGATGGGACGACAGCGGCCGGGACGCTGACCACGTCACGGTTCGGAAGACCGTTCGTCACAGCCTTGGTCGACTCCGAGAGTTCTGGCAGGGACACGGCGTCTGGCCAGATTCGACACCGCAAGATGCCGGTCTGGATGTAGGGTACGAGGGGCCATCACCGAGTAATCTCGACGGTGCTGCCTGTACTGGATGCGGGACAAATGTCTGGAGAACCCCTCGTGGTCCCTTTGTTGCCGAGTATGATACGGGAGAGATCTGTGGATACTGCAGCTACGACTGCTACTTCTCGCATCGCCATCGGAACAATCTCGAGGAAATAGCCGGCGAGCAGAGCGTCTACTTCCCACCGGCGTGA
- a CDS encoding response regulator: protein MADNDSPPSNKKRMSSHPTISESSSVCVLCVDDEPGLAELVGTFLEQAHGSITGVPEERVTEALAYFEEHDVDAIVSDFDMPNLTGLDFLEEIREQDPSVPFILNTGKGSEEIASEAISMGVTEYMQKESGTDQYAVLANRVLNAVEQYRTEQDLQDERARFQAVFKEASDAMIIADDDGTYVDVNSAACDLFDRSEDDLLGKTAADFTDDDFNFDTAWDSFKEERTERGVFPVERPDGTVVVAEYAASANIMDGKHLSVLRDITERREFDRKLSIQKERLNEFAGVLSHDLQNPVQVAQGHVGHLRNGVDDGDRERHLDAISDAVTRIDHVIKDVLAISRENSDSRETTEVELSAIAADIWQRVNPRGTDPEIEPGLVVTADEGRLERLLTNLFRNSIEHGRQAVTVSVGRLTEDAGFFVEDDGPGIPVDTRKAVFDWQHSTKDGGTGIGLKSVEQAAESEGWSVSIAEGTHGGARFEFQTDSPV, encoded by the coding sequence ATGGCCGACAATGACTCTCCTCCCTCCAACAAGAAGAGAATGTCATCGCACCCGACAATCTCTGAATCGTCCTCAGTCTGTGTCCTGTGCGTAGACGATGAACCAGGATTAGCAGAGCTGGTGGGTACCTTTCTTGAACAGGCACATGGCAGCATCACCGGCGTGCCAGAAGAACGAGTGACTGAGGCGCTCGCGTACTTCGAAGAGCATGACGTCGATGCAATCGTGAGCGATTTCGATATGCCGAACCTGACCGGGCTTGACTTTCTCGAAGAGATTCGCGAGCAGGACCCGTCGGTTCCTTTCATCCTCAATACAGGGAAAGGGAGCGAGGAGATTGCGAGCGAGGCAATCTCGATGGGCGTCACGGAGTACATGCAGAAAGAAAGCGGAACGGACCAATACGCCGTGCTCGCAAATCGTGTTCTCAACGCCGTGGAACAGTACCGCACCGAACAGGACCTACAGGACGAACGCGCCCGTTTCCAGGCCGTCTTCAAGGAGGCGTCGGACGCGATGATTATTGCCGACGACGACGGCACGTACGTGGACGTCAATTCCGCCGCCTGTGACCTGTTCGATCGCTCGGAGGATGACCTCCTCGGGAAGACCGCGGCGGATTTCACCGATGATGACTTCAACTTCGACACCGCGTGGGATTCGTTTAAAGAGGAAAGGACCGAGCGAGGGGTCTTTCCCGTTGAACGCCCGGACGGTACAGTAGTCGTCGCCGAATACGCGGCGAGTGCAAATATAATGGACGGGAAGCACCTCTCAGTGCTCCGTGATATTACGGAGCGGCGGGAGTTCGATCGGAAGCTGTCGATCCAGAAGGAACGGTTGAACGAGTTCGCGGGCGTGCTATCCCATGACCTACAAAATCCGGTTCAGGTAGCCCAAGGGCATGTCGGTCACCTCCGGAACGGCGTTGACGATGGTGACCGAGAGCGACATCTCGACGCAATCTCTGATGCCGTTACCCGAATCGACCACGTAATCAAGGATGTGCTCGCTATCTCTCGGGAGAACAGTGATTCACGCGAGACTACTGAGGTCGAACTCTCAGCCATCGCAGCGGACATTTGGCAGCGCGTGAACCCTCGTGGAACGGATCCCGAGATCGAACCGGGACTCGTCGTCACGGCAGACGAAGGTCGCCTCGAGCGCCTGTTGACGAACCTCTTTCGGAACTCGATCGAACATGGCCGGCAGGCTGTAACGGTCAGTGTCGGACGACTCACCGAGGATGCCGGATTTTTCGTCGAAGACGATGGGCCCGGAATCCCGGTAGATACACGAAAGGCAGTCTTCGACTGGCAACACTCGACGAAAGACGGCGGCACTGGTATCGGATTGAAAAGCGTTGAACAAGCCGCTGAATCCGAAGGGTGGTCGGTGTCGATTGCCGAGGGGACTCACGGCGGTGCGCGATTCGAATTTCAAACCGACTCTCCTGTATAA
- a CDS encoding M78 family metallopeptidase domain-containing protein: MATSSDSSVSFEETDTRHDEMHSTIEAWIDDLVDHVDDAQASEEFQEWLEVQSRFHDYSHRNTLLIKLQYPEATKVAGYNTWRNDFDRHVQEGEQAIWIWAPIITKRCPECENSPSYHENIGCEYDETSPDDWSKGLVGFKPAPVFDVSQTEGEPLPELETAATGDANDLMPALKDAADELGVTVHIVDADDWEHGDAKGVCKYRSLHDFQPVVEARARSNQADLAVTLIHEYAHALLHFDIEDEPERAKREVEAEAVAYIVGRYFGLDTSGSAFYLAAWQGDDPEAIQERLGRISSTAQEIIRSLGE; encoded by the coding sequence ATGGCTACGAGTAGTGATTCGTCGGTCTCGTTCGAGGAGACCGACACCCGGCACGACGAGATGCACAGTACCATCGAAGCGTGGATCGACGACCTCGTCGACCACGTCGACGATGCACAAGCAAGTGAGGAGTTCCAAGAGTGGCTGGAGGTCCAGAGTCGGTTCCACGACTATTCGCACCGAAACACGCTCCTCATCAAGCTCCAGTATCCCGAGGCAACGAAGGTCGCAGGCTACAACACATGGCGGAACGACTTCGATCGGCACGTCCAGGAAGGCGAACAGGCCATCTGGATCTGGGCACCAATCATCACCAAGCGATGTCCCGAGTGTGAGAATTCGCCCAGCTACCACGAGAACATCGGTTGTGAGTACGACGAAACGTCGCCGGATGACTGGTCGAAAGGCCTCGTCGGGTTCAAACCAGCACCAGTCTTCGACGTGTCACAGACGGAAGGAGAACCGCTTCCCGAACTGGAGACAGCTGCGACGGGCGACGCCAACGACCTGATGCCAGCGCTCAAAGATGCAGCTGATGAACTCGGTGTGACGGTTCACATTGTCGATGCCGATGACTGGGAGCATGGCGACGCGAAAGGGGTCTGTAAGTATCGGAGCCTACACGACTTTCAGCCAGTCGTCGAGGCGAGGGCTCGGTCGAACCAGGCAGATCTCGCGGTCACGCTGATTCACGAGTACGCCCATGCGCTGCTCCACTTCGATATCGAAGATGAACCCGAACGGGCAAAACGCGAGGTCGAAGCAGAAGCTGTCGCGTACATAGTCGGTCGGTATTTCGGACTCGACACGAGTGGCTCAGCGTTCTATCTCGCTGCATGGCAGGGCGATGATCCGGAGGCGATTCAAGAGCGTCTCGGTCGAATCAGTTCCACCGCTCAGGAGATTATTCGATCACTCGGGGAGTGA